One stretch of Daphnia pulicaria isolate SC F1-1A chromosome 6, SC_F0-13Bv2, whole genome shotgun sequence DNA includes these proteins:
- the LOC124343791 gene encoding rho-related protein racG-like has protein sequence MKMSERPIKVLLVGSGTVGKTSLCTVYTKKCFPSKYVPTVMEIAFSTIVINDVTHRLAIWDTAGQEDFDRLRLLSYPNTDVFLVCYAIDDHDSFQHVSTKWIPELHKHSPGVPIILVGTKLDKRHEGETLESFLVPYSTGQSLAKTIGVAHFAECSALNGKNVSKIFKIAAAAALGFDKKSCCIL, from the exons ATGAAGATGTCTGAACGTCCAATCAAGGTCTTGTTAGTCGGTAGcggaacagttgggaaaacTAGCCTGTGCACGGTCTacaccaaaaaatgtttccccTCCAAATATGTTCCGACAGT AATGGAAATAGCCTTCTCCACCATTGTGATCAATGATGTGACACACAGATTGGCCATCTGGGATACAGCGGGACAGGAAGACTTCGACCGACTACGACTTTTGTCCTATCCTAAT ACGGACGTCTTTTTAGTTTGCTACGCCATCGATGATCACGATTCTTTTCAACACGTCTCTACAAAATGGATTCCAGAGTTACACAAACATAGCCCTGGCGTCCCAATCATTCTCGTTG GTACTAAATTAGACAAGAGACATGAAGGTGAAACGCTTGAAAGCTTTTTA GTTCCTTATAGTACAGGACAAAGTTTGGCAAAGACTATCGGAGTTGCTCATTTCGCCGAGTGCTCAGCTTTGAATGGGAAGAATGtgtcaaaaatatttaaaattgcagctgctgctgctttagGATTTGATAAGAAATCTTGCTGCatactttaa
- the LOC124343665 gene encoding cytosolic non-specific dipeptidase-like, giving the protein MTEALKPVFSYIDSNKGKFIKNLDEAVAIKSVSAWPETRPEIFKMVKWVAAKLELLGATTELKDVGKQKMHDGSILDLPPVLFGKLGNDPSKKTVMVYGHLDVQPALKEDGWDTDPFVLTEVDGKLYGRGSTDDKGPVLGWIHAIEAFQQTGQDLPVNLKFCFEGMEESGSEGLEELLQKEKDAFMSGVDFVCISDNYWLGKNKPCLTYGLRGLCYFEIEVACADKDLHSGVFGGSVHEAMADLIYMMNTLVNNRGQILVPGIMADVAPVTDEELATYATIDFDLEHYKKDIGCNHLLHKTDKSKTLMHRWRFPALSLHGIQGAFSEPGAKTVIPRKVSGKFSIRIVPNQTPEKVNQVVNDYLNEMWKLRESPNDMKVINHHSGKPWMADPFHPHYLAGQKALEEVYGCKPDLTREGGSIPITLTFQEVTGKSVMLLPMGAADDGAHSQNEKIDIRNYIEGTKSLAAYLYHVAH; this is encoded by the exons ATGACCGAAGCGTTGAAACCAGTTTTCAG CTATATTGATAGCAACAAAGGCAAGTTCATAAAGAATTTGGATGAAGCAGTTGCCATCAAGTCTGTTTCAGCATG GCCAGAAACTCGCCCTGAAATCTTCAAGATGGTCAAGTGGGTTGCAGCCAAACTTGAACTACTTGGAGCTACAACAGAACTAAAAGATGTTGGCAAACAG AAAATGCATGATGGAAGTATCTTAGACCTACCCCCTGTTCTTTTCGGCAAACTTGGGAATGATCCCAGCAAGAAAACTGTAATGGTTTACGGGCATCTCGATGTTCAGCCAGCTCTCaag GAAGATGGATGGGACACAGATCCATTTGTTTTGACTGAAGTAGATGGTAAACTTTATGGTCGAGGATCCACTGATGACAAAGGCCCAGTACTTGGTTGGATTCATGCCATTGAAGCTTTCCAACAAACAGGACAAGATCTGCCCGTCAACCTTAAG TTTTGTTTTGAAGGCATGGAAGAATCGGGAAGTGAAGGTCTCGAAGAGCtattgcaaaaagaaaaagacgcatTTATGAGTGGCGTAGATTTCGTTTGCATTTCCGACAATTACTGGCTCGGTAAAAACAAGCCGTGCTTAACCTACGGTCTGCGTGGGCTATGCTATTTTGAAATCGAAGTTGCTTGCGCTGATAAAGATCTGCACAGTGGCGTTTTCGGTGGCTCCGT GCATGAAGCTATGGCGGATTTGATCTACATGATGAACACACTGGTGAACAACAGGGGACAGATCTTAGTTCCTGGAATCATGGCTGATGTAGCTCCTGTCACCGATGAAGAATTGGCAACTTATGCCACGATTGATTTCGATCTTGAACACTACAAGAAAGATATTGGGTGCAACCACTTGCTACACAAAACTGACAAG tcCAAAACTCTGATGCACCGATGGCGCTTCCCGGCGCTCTCACTTCACGGAATTCAAGGGGCTTTTAGTGAACCAGGAGCTAAAACAGTTATTCCAAGGAAAGTTTCTGGCAAATTTTCTATTCGTATCGTTCCCAATCAAACACCGGAGAAGGTAAACCAAGTGGTAAATGATTACCTTAATGAAATGTGGAAGTTGCGCGAGAGCCCCAATGACATGAAGGTGATTAACCACCACAGTGGTAAGCCATGGATGGCTGATCCCTTCCATCCTCACTATCTAGCTGGTCAGAAAGCTTTGGAAGAAGTGTATGGATGTAAACCTGATCTTACTCGCGAAGGTGGCTCTATTCCTATTACTCTAACCTTTCAG GAGGTTACGGGCAAGAGTGTGATGCTGCTGCCGATGGGGGCTGCTGACGATGGTGCCCATTCCCAAAACGAGAAGATTGATATTCGTAACTATATCGAAGGAACCAAATCATTGGCCGCATATCTCTACCATGTTGCGCATTGA
- the LOC124343610 gene encoding nuclear pore glycoprotein p62-like: MAFNFGTPSTGQSTGFAFGAQSQQQTAPAFGAPAAAAPAFGQPAQSSFSFGQTTAAQPPATGGLFGAAKSALSFGTGSTFGAPTTSAAAAPAFGQTATPSFGFGTAAGATPSFGLGQPASAAPAPTFGATSTAAPSFGFGQSTAAPAFGAQQPSTTPSFSFSQQPTPASAAPSPFGLGSTTASTPAFGQTSTQPAFGQTAAQPAFGQTSTPAFGQTTPATQSGLTFGQTTAPASTGLNFGQPAANAPVGGGLSFTQTAAPASTGLNFGQPASTPSTGGFGFGQPTATSTAGSFGAPSSGGLTFAQPAAAPATGGFGFGQTAAAPASGGLNFGQPAAAATTTAAATPFAFNQPATTAAPTSAPPAYSFTTPAATGGLSFGQPATSAAPAAGGFSLGSTGTSTLPGFSQPSGATLSFGTTSTAAPTLPSFGATTTTSAAPSAFSLTQPTTSAQAPTFPAQQPTTTTATQPAPTLNFGSTAAAPSTGFSFGAPTSTADASKAAPTLAAATTAPTTTAVSAAPSFSFGTSAPASTAATAPVATSSIVTSTSATPTSTTSTPGTALTFRQLEESINKWSVDLDEQEKIFLNQATSVAAWDRLLVSNGEKIVALSDSVNRVKKDQVRLESELDFVRAQQRELEEMLIPLEESLQQEVNNMPHDTERDHTYQLAENIDSQMRRLADDLKEIIERMNAASRQHEATADPIAKIARILNAHTDSLQWAESSCTALQRKLDDVGRGLEQQRRDQDRSYRFA; the protein is encoded by the exons ATGGCATTCAACTTTGGAACCCCCTCTACTGGGCAAAGTACTGGTTTTGCTTTCGGTGCTCAATCCCAGCAACAAACAGCCCCAG CTTTCGGGGCACCTGCTGCAGCTGCTCCAGCCTTTGGACAACCTGCACAAAGTAGCTTTAGTTTTGGCCAAACTACCGCAGCACAACCACCAGCTACTGGTGGTCTCTTTGGAGCAGCAAAATCAGCTCTTTCTTTTGGAACAGGATCGACTTTTGGAGCACCCACaacatctgctgctgctgccccagCTTTCGGCCAAACTGCAACACCAAGCTTTGGATTTGGTACAGCTGCAGGAGCAACTCCATCGTTTGGTTTAGGTCAGCCAGCCTCTGCAGCCCCAGCCCCAACATTTGGTGCCACATCTACAGCAGCTCCTAGCTTTGGTTTTGGACAGAGTACTGCAGCTCCCGCATTTGGAGCTCAGCAACCATCCACCACTCCTTCATTCTCATTTAGCCAACAGCCAACACCGGCTTCAGCCGCACCATCACCATTTGGATTGGGTTCGACCACAGCTTCAACGCCAGCGTTTGGCCAAACATCGACTCAGCCAGCATTTGGACAGACAGCCGCTCAGCCAGCATTTGGACAAACATCAACTCCAGCCTTTGGACAAACAACTCCCGCAACTCAGAGTGGTCTCACTTTTGGTCAAACAACTGCACCAGCGTCAACAGGCTTGAATTTTGGTCAACCCGCGGCTAACGCACCGGTAGGAGGAGGTCTTAGCTTTACTCAAACAGCCGCACCGGCTTCAACGGGCCTCAATTTTGGTCAACCCGCTTCAACGCCCTCGACTGGAGGCTTTGGTTTTGGCCAGCCGACTGCAACATCTACGGCCGGAAGTTTCGGGGCTCCAAGCAGCGGAGGTTTGACTTTTGctcagccagcagcagcccctgCCACGGGAGGCTTTGGTTTCGGTCAGACTGCTGCAGCACCAGCTAGTGGAGGTTTGAATTTTGGTCAACCGGCTGCGGCTGCGACTACAACGGCCGCTGCAACTCCTTTTGCTTTTAATCAGCCAGCAACAACCGCTGCACCGACTTCAGCACCTCCAGCCTATAGTTTCACCACTCCGGCAGCCACAGGAGGACTTAGTTTTGGTCAGCCAGCTACTTCTGCTGCTCCAGCTGCTGGCGGTTTTTCTTTAGGATCAACTGGAACTTCGACTTTGCCAGGATTTAGCCAACCAAGCGGAGCAACACTTTCTTTTGGAACCACTAGTACAGCAGCACCTACTTTACCTTCGTTCGGTGCCACAACTACCACCAGCGCTGCTCCATCGGCTTTTTCGCTTACTCAACCGACCACTTCGGCTCAAGCACCAACATTTCCTGCTCAGCAACCGACAACTACTACTGCGACTCAACCAGCTCCAACCCTCAATTTTGGATCAACCGCTGCTGCTCCTTCAACAG gCTTTTCATTTGGAGCCCCAACTTCAACAGCCGATGCATCCAAGGCTGCTCCGACTCTCGCTGCCGCAACTACAGCACCGACCACTACAGCTGTTTCTGCTGCACCGTCGTTTAGCTTTGGAACTTCTGCGCCTGCATCCACTGCTGCAACGGCCCCAGTTGCGACTTCGTCGATTGTTACCTC GACTTCTGCTACCCCGACAAGCACCACCAGCACTCCCGGAACTGCTTTGACCTTCCGTCAATTGGAGGAATCCATTAACAAATGGTCAGTTGACTTGGACGAACaggagaaaatatttttgaatcaaGCTACTTCGGTAGCCGCATGGGATCGACTTTTAGTCTCCAACGGAGAAAAG ATTGTTGCGCTGAGCGATTCCGTCAACAGAGTTAAGAAAGATCAAGTGCGTTTGGAATCCGAATTGGATTTCGTTCGTGCCCAGCAGCGTGAACTTGAGGAGATGCTCATTCCCTTGGAAGAGAGTTTGCAACAAGAAGTCAACAACATGCCACACGACACTGAACGCGATCACAC ATATCAGTTGGCCGAGAATATCGATTCACAAATGAGACGATTGGCTGACGATCTGAAGGAGATCATCGAGAGAATGAACGCAGCTAGTCGGCAACACGAAGCCACAGCTGATCCG ATTGCCAAAATAGCGCGAATTCTCAACGCTCACACCGACTCACTCCAATGGGCGGAATCAAGCTGCACAGCTCTCCAGCGCAAACTTGACGATGTGGGGCGTGGATTGGAACAGCAGCGAAGAGATCAAGACCGGAGTTATCGTTTTGCTTAA